One stretch of Ptiloglossa arizonensis isolate GNS036 chromosome 7, iyPtiAriz1_principal, whole genome shotgun sequence DNA includes these proteins:
- the LOC143149393 gene encoding uncharacterized protein LOC143149393, translating into MTSLQTCSAYCNTNLSTTRCIHNFKWCGVLKGRLYATRQEAACGRGRLRIGEPRSPFVPSGMAVEHCGPVPSSSTSSTWEIGTTYNETVLYSAVLFFATTSATYCE; encoded by the exons CTTGCTCGGCGTATTGCAATACGAATTTGTCAACCACGAGATGCATACATAATTTCAAGTGGTGCGGCGTATTGAAAGGGCGCCTCTATGCCACGCGTCAGGAAGCTGCATGTGGCCGTGGACGATTGCGGATTGGAGAACCGCGGTCACCATTTGTCCCAAGCGGGATGGCGGTGGAACATTGTGGTCCTGTCCCGTCGTCCTCTAC gtCGTCCACTTGGGAGATAGGCACAACTTACAATGAAACAGTCCTCTACTCTGCAGTTCTGTTCTTCGCTACGACGAGTGCAACATACTGCGAATGA
- the LOC143148949 gene encoding odorant receptor 13a-like — protein MISINSVSRPVEIGLRLTGIWPSSYENIFRFIWIIIMISAQIFQYWYIKKHLNFDNLTNLVEGVSTTLPYSLLLFKLITFWNKRGLFKNILTAMAADWTNSSTTKLNINTMISKADLSNRCSQLIIGVYVLAVFAYSSVCIETFRKVEADNFSTKSRELLMKMEFPFASYKSPTYECVLFAQFLQLMFTASAIGMLDALIISLILHVGGQIEMMHQALAEISTKISKHGLPKSTIKQLFTRHHKIIIFTKNIENLFSYIALMQLLCNTFSICCTGFLIIVSLNADHGFTAVTKILFFHVAITLEAFIFCFAGEYVSNKSTSVNNAAYETLWYFLKPSDTRIILLLMIRSQKSLTISAGKFADLSLEGFANILKASASYISVLYAMY, from the exons ATGATTTCAATTAACAGTGTTAGTCGCCCAGTAGAAATTGGTCTACGATTGACTGGAATCTGGCCATCAtcgtatgaaaatatatttcgattTATTTGGATAATAATCATGATATCGgcacaaatatttcaatattggtATATAAAAAAGCATCTCAATTTTGACAATCTAACAAATCTAGTGGAGGGTGTAAGCACTACTTTGCCATACAGTTTGCTACTCTTTAAGCTGATTACCTTCTGGAATAAACGTGG attattcaagaatattttaactGCAATGGCTGCTGATTGGACTAATTCTTCCACTACTAAACTTAATATAAACACCATGATAAGTAAAGCTGATCTGTCGAATCGATGTTCGCAGTTAATTATAGGTGTATACGTTCTTGCAGTTTTTGCTTATAGCAGTGTGTGTATCGAAACTTTTCGTAAAGTGGAAGCTGACAATTTTAGTACAAAATCTCGAGAATTGTTGATGAAAATGGAATTTCCATTTGCGAGTTATAAATCACCGACATATGAATGTGTATTATTTGCACAATTTTTACAACTAATGTTTACTGCTTCTGCCATTGGAATGTTAGATGCTTTAATAATTTCCCTG ATATTACATGTTGGAGGGCAAATAGAAATGATGCATCAAGCTCTAGCAGAAATTTCTACTAAAATATCAAAACATGGATTGCCGAAAAGTACCATCAAACAGTTATTCACTAGACATCATAAGATTATTATCTTCACGAAGAACATTGAGAATCTTTTTTCGTACATTGCATTGATGCAATTATTGTGCAATACATTTAGTATTTGTTGTACAGGCTTCTTAATAATAGTT TCGCTTAATGCGGATCACGGCTTTACAGCAGtcacaaaaatattgttttttcaTGTCGCCATTACGTTGGAAGCGTTTATTTTTTGCTTTGCTGGAGAATATGTCAGCAATAAG AGCACATCAGTTAACAATGCAGCATACGAGACACTTTGGTATTTTTTAAAGCCAAGTGATACTCGCATCATACTACTTCTCATGATACGATCACAGAAGAGTTTAACAATCTCTGctggaaaatttgcggatttgtcattggAAGGTTTTGCAAAT aTTTTAAAAGCTTCTGCGTCCTATATATCGGTATTGTACGCAATGTATTAA